One genomic segment of Natronospira proteinivora includes these proteins:
- a CDS encoding DUF305 domain-containing protein: MNGKVLALLAGLVLIANTSLSAAPIIQPGAPGQDSRIIDAESASDLASVEYSEADLHFMQGMISHHWQAVEMSELVPERSNNSAIQDLAKRILASQEDEIEFMADWLRERDESVPGRHHHHHDDEHGDMPGMASAEEMNELEEATGNDFDALFLTLMIEHHKGALTMVDNLLAQSGSAQDPVLYEFANDVNNDQGAEIERMDRLLASLSPDPRVNLAAGFDDAEDAIWNLERITSLPKPAGFHDPENPAGLPMERLRELAGEEADEDEERPEPRPALLSFANSDMAFADDLIVVGNYHGFKLYDRNGGGEPELISAVVCPGGQGDVSVVGDLLIMSVEQARGRLDCGLQGVAESVSEERFRGLRIFDISDLKKPKQVAAVQTCRGSHTHTIVSRPEDENGSIVVYNSATSFVRDDEELAGCSDEPPHRDEETALYRIDIVEIPVAEPESARVVDSPFVFADKESGDPAGLWAGGDHGEDTQRSNVTNHCHDITVFPDLEIAAGACSGNGILFDISDPMNPQRIDEVVDENFAYWHSATFNNDGDKVIFTDEWGGGTRPRCRASDPEEWGADAIFEIVDGKLEFRSYYKLPVPQSEQENCVAHNGSIVPVPGRDLFVQAWYQGGISLVDFTDASNPKEIAFFARGPIDEEELVMGGYWSTYWHQDRIYGTEIARGLDVFRLTPSDYLSENEIQAAKRAAEGSVFNPQKQTRIHWPDEPMVAQAYLDQLARGQDLPEDRITTLRSLLDELSDDGAQAEDNGEAVATLRDMARSLHQKAGDSNTITDKRLRRLSETLSGIADQL; the protein is encoded by the coding sequence ATGAATGGAAAAGTGCTTGCTCTGCTTGCCGGTCTTGTCTTAATTGCCAACACTTCACTATCTGCGGCTCCTATCATCCAACCAGGCGCGCCCGGCCAGGACAGTCGCATCATCGATGCGGAAAGCGCATCGGACTTGGCCAGTGTGGAATACAGCGAAGCGGATCTGCACTTCATGCAAGGCATGATCAGCCACCACTGGCAGGCGGTCGAGATGTCGGAACTGGTTCCAGAGCGCAGCAATAACAGCGCTATCCAGGATCTGGCAAAGCGGATCCTGGCTTCCCAGGAAGACGAAATCGAATTCATGGCGGACTGGCTGCGGGAGCGGGACGAATCAGTGCCGGGTCGTCACCACCATCATCATGATGACGAACATGGGGACATGCCCGGCATGGCCAGTGCCGAGGAAATGAATGAGCTGGAAGAAGCGACGGGCAATGACTTTGATGCCCTGTTCCTGACCCTCATGATCGAGCACCACAAAGGGGCGCTCACCATGGTGGACAATCTGCTGGCCCAGTCTGGTTCAGCCCAGGACCCGGTGCTGTATGAGTTCGCCAACGACGTGAATAATGATCAGGGTGCCGAGATCGAGCGCATGGACCGGCTGCTGGCGAGCCTGTCGCCGGATCCCCGCGTCAACCTGGCCGCCGGTTTTGACGATGCGGAAGATGCCATCTGGAACCTGGAACGGATTACCTCGTTGCCCAAACCGGCCGGCTTCCACGATCCGGAGAATCCGGCCGGCCTGCCCATGGAACGGCTGCGAGAACTGGCCGGGGAGGAAGCCGATGAAGACGAGGAAAGACCGGAACCCCGGCCGGCCCTGCTCAGCTTTGCGAACTCGGACATGGCTTTTGCCGACGACTTGATCGTGGTCGGCAACTACCACGGCTTCAAGCTGTATGACCGCAACGGGGGCGGCGAGCCTGAATTGATCAGCGCGGTGGTTTGCCCCGGCGGGCAAGGGGATGTCTCCGTGGTGGGGGACTTGCTGATCATGTCGGTGGAGCAGGCTCGCGGCCGTCTGGATTGCGGCCTGCAGGGCGTGGCCGAGTCCGTGAGTGAGGAGCGCTTCCGCGGCCTGCGTATCTTCGACATCAGCGATCTGAAAAAGCCGAAACAGGTGGCGGCCGTGCAAACCTGCCGTGGCTCCCACACCCACACCATCGTCTCCCGCCCGGAAGATGAGAACGGCAGCATCGTAGTCTACAACTCGGCCACCAGCTTCGTTCGGGATGACGAAGAGCTGGCTGGCTGCTCCGATGAACCGCCCCACCGGGATGAGGAAACCGCGCTGTATCGAATCGATATCGTCGAGATCCCTGTAGCCGAACCCGAATCAGCCCGTGTCGTGGACAGCCCTTTCGTGTTTGCCGATAAGGAAAGCGGTGACCCGGCCGGACTCTGGGCCGGTGGCGATCATGGCGAGGATACCCAGCGCAGCAATGTGACCAATCATTGCCATGACATCACCGTCTTCCCGGATCTGGAGATCGCCGCGGGGGCCTGCTCCGGCAACGGCATCCTGTTCGATATCTCAGACCCGATGAATCCGCAGCGTATTGATGAAGTGGTGGACGAGAACTTTGCCTACTGGCATTCGGCCACCTTCAACAACGATGGCGACAAGGTGATCTTCACCGATGAGTGGGGTGGCGGTACCCGGCCCCGTTGCCGGGCCTCCGACCCGGAGGAATGGGGGGCGGATGCCATCTTTGAAATCGTGGACGGTAAACTGGAATTCCGCAGCTACTACAAACTGCCGGTACCCCAGAGTGAGCAGGAAAACTGTGTCGCCCACAATGGATCCATCGTGCCGGTACCGGGCCGGGATCTCTTCGTTCAGGCCTGGTACCAGGGCGGCATATCACTGGTGGATTTCACCGATGCCTCCAATCCCAAGGAGATTGCCTTCTTTGCTCGCGGCCCCATCGATGAAGAGGAACTGGTGATGGGCGGCTATTGGTCCACCTATTGGCATCAGGACCGCATCTACGGCACCGAGATCGCCCGGGGGCTGGATGTGTTTCGGCTGACTCCCAGTGATTACCTGTCCGAGAACGAAATCCAGGCAGCCAAGCGGGCCGCTGAAGGTTCGGTATTCAACCCCCAGAAGCAAACCCGCATCCACTGGCCGGATGAGCCGATGGTGGCCCAGGCCTATCTGGACCAACTGGCACGCGGCCAGGATCTGCCCGAAGACCGCATCACGACCCTGAGGTCCCTGCTTGATGAACTCAGTGATGATGGGGCTCAGGCAGAGGACAATGGCGAAGCAGTAGCCACCTTGCGTGACATGGCCCGCTCCCTCCATCAGAAAGCAGGTGACAGCAATACAATCACCGACAAGCGCCTGCGGCGCCTGAGTGAGACCCTTAGCGGCATCGCGGATCAGCTTTAA
- a CDS encoding M48 family metallopeptidase, with product MVADQARGVCSSVRMAVAVIVLSLCLMACQTVPETEREQLLLTSPDLEKALGDQAFSQVMRSHQEIVEGQDYETLQRVGRRIVSVAQPELAARGFGDLEWSFHLIDDDTANAFVVPSGQVVFFQGIMPILENEAGVAAVMGHEVAHVIARHGGERISQRLLVSSGTLLAASALSDDPDEGERWLGALGLAALFAMEMPYSRTHESEADYLGTRLMAKAGYDPEEAVRVWERMEAATLSLPAFLSSHPTSRSRRDALEADLPVFRELMPDADKQSPVPVKGVGGH from the coding sequence ATGGTGGCTGATCAGGCACGTGGCGTTTGCAGCTCTGTTCGGATGGCGGTGGCCGTGATTGTCTTGTCGCTATGCTTGATGGCTTGCCAGACCGTGCCAGAGACGGAGCGGGAACAGTTGCTATTGACCTCTCCGGATTTGGAGAAAGCGCTCGGCGATCAGGCTTTCAGTCAGGTGATGCGTTCTCATCAGGAGATTGTTGAAGGACAGGATTATGAAACCTTGCAGCGTGTCGGTCGGCGCATTGTTTCGGTGGCCCAGCCGGAATTGGCGGCACGTGGTTTCGGGGATCTGGAATGGTCTTTCCATCTAATCGATGATGACACTGCGAATGCCTTTGTGGTCCCTAGTGGCCAAGTGGTCTTTTTCCAGGGAATCATGCCGATTCTCGAAAATGAGGCAGGGGTTGCCGCTGTGATGGGCCATGAAGTGGCCCATGTGATTGCCCGCCATGGTGGTGAGCGCATCAGCCAGCGCCTGCTGGTTTCCTCTGGGACATTATTGGCCGCATCGGCACTGAGTGATGATCCTGATGAAGGCGAGCGTTGGCTCGGGGCATTGGGGCTTGCCGCCCTGTTTGCCATGGAAATGCCCTATTCCAGGACCCATGAAAGCGAAGCCGACTACCTGGGGACACGGCTGATGGCCAAGGCCGGCTATGATCCTGAAGAAGCGGTCCGAGTCTGGGAGCGAATGGAGGCTGCCACCCTCTCTCTACCGGCTTTTCTCTCGAGCCACCCAACGTCCCGCTCCCGCCGCGATGCCCTGGAGGCCGATCTGCCGGTTTTTCGTGAACTGATGCCCGATGCCGACAAACAGTCGCCGGTGCCTGTTAAGGGAGTAGGCGGCCATTGA
- a CDS encoding ABC-ATPase domain-containing protein, translating to MNALNEQCRNIDGRSYKAYKRLMGRHDLGVGRELLVDHVQADPFAPPSRMRFRISWAQCRLPDAALDGPDRRRAARDWLARCFRAETRTENVLSIDAGGQTVLERSCVLFDESGVELRLKVALPARGRKIMGRQAAEALTERLPAVAQAILCPEGADIDAMIRHCQVVEDQAAMRRSLVERGLVAFVADGSVLPRASGVSEGPLPEAVPFESPDSLRVTLDRPNAGPIAGMGLPSGVTLIVGGGYHGKSTLLSALQESIHDHVAGDGREAVVTRADTMKIRAEDGRSVAGVDLSPFIGELPGGSDTRCFHSQDASGSTSQAAALLEALEAGSRCLLMDEDTSATNFLIRDERMRQLVSADEEPITPFVDRIRSLAEEGVSTLLVLGGSGDYLPVADTVVQMKAFQPLDVTRRAREIGGEPPEPVAGPDLLPVARTLKMPALREAILGRKGRMRIRVRETGLTVGAAEINLAAVEQLQDPSLQRGVAWLLMALIGEEGPARLEGLPGKLAEWLDREDWHGLAGSTPVDAARPRVVDVLATLSRLRAVQPCF from the coding sequence ATGAACGCACTCAATGAACAATGCCGAAATATCGATGGCCGGAGCTATAAGGCCTACAAGCGCCTCATGGGTCGCCATGACCTGGGGGTTGGCCGGGAGCTGCTGGTGGATCATGTTCAGGCGGATCCTTTTGCACCACCAAGCCGAATGCGGTTTCGGATCTCCTGGGCCCAATGTCGCTTGCCCGATGCGGCGCTTGACGGGCCCGACCGACGGCGGGCTGCCCGGGATTGGTTGGCTCGTTGTTTCCGTGCCGAGACGCGTACGGAAAATGTCCTGTCCATCGACGCCGGTGGCCAAACGGTGCTGGAGCGAAGCTGCGTGCTGTTTGACGAGTCGGGCGTGGAGTTGCGCCTGAAAGTGGCCTTGCCCGCCCGGGGACGCAAGATCATGGGGCGTCAGGCGGCCGAGGCCCTCACGGAGCGCTTGCCCGCCGTGGCGCAGGCGATTCTTTGCCCCGAAGGGGCGGATATCGATGCCATGATCCGCCACTGCCAAGTGGTGGAAGACCAGGCCGCCATGCGTCGATCCCTGGTCGAGCGGGGCCTGGTGGCCTTTGTGGCGGACGGCAGTGTTCTGCCCCGTGCTTCCGGTGTCTCGGAGGGGCCATTGCCCGAGGCCGTGCCCTTCGAATCTCCGGATTCCCTGCGCGTCACCCTGGATCGGCCCAATGCCGGTCCCATTGCCGGGATGGGGCTGCCCTCGGGCGTCACCCTCATTGTGGGTGGTGGCTATCACGGCAAGTCCACTTTGCTTTCTGCCTTGCAGGAAAGCATCCATGATCATGTGGCCGGGGATGGCCGAGAGGCGGTAGTCACCCGTGCCGATACCATGAAGATCCGTGCCGAGGATGGCCGCAGTGTGGCCGGTGTCGATCTGAGCCCCTTCATCGGCGAGTTGCCGGGGGGCAGCGATACCCGCTGTTTCCACAGTCAGGATGCTTCCGGGAGTACCAGCCAGGCCGCTGCCCTGCTGGAGGCCCTGGAGGCCGGCAGCCGTTGTCTGTTGATGGATGAGGACACCTCGGCCACCAACTTCCTGATCCGCGATGAGCGCATGCGCCAACTGGTGTCGGCGGACGAGGAGCCTATCACCCCCTTTGTGGACCGCATTCGCAGCCTGGCCGAGGAAGGGGTATCCACGCTGCTGGTGCTGGGCGGCTCGGGGGATTATCTGCCTGTGGCTGATACCGTGGTTCAGATGAAAGCCTTCCAGCCCCTGGATGTGACCCGGAGGGCCCGGGAAATCGGCGGTGAGCCACCGGAACCGGTGGCCGGGCCGGATTTGCTGCCTGTCGCTCGGACTCTGAAGATGCCGGCCCTGCGGGAGGCTATTCTGGGTCGCAAGGGACGGATGCGAATCCGGGTGCGGGAGACCGGCCTAACGGTGGGGGCCGCCGAGATCAATCTGGCGGCGGTGGAACAATTGCAGGACCCTTCCCTGCAGCGAGGTGTGGCCTGGCTTCTCATGGCCCTGATTGGAGAAGAAGGTCCGGCCCGACTGGAAGGCCTGCCCGGCAAGCTGGCCGAATGGTTGGACCGGGAGGACTGGCATGGTCTGGCCGGTAGCACCCCGGTGGATGCGGCCCGGCCCCGGGTTGTAGACGTGCTGGCCACCTTGTCCCGTTTGCGGGCCGTTCAACCCTGCTTCTAG
- a CDS encoding DUF6491 family protein encodes MIHAPRFHHTLMVVVVLLPFVVMACAGSPASERRAERESIAEIYERHATGSRDQTVYPAVDRWFSLDEKLVVRTRDDKYFLVEVSPVCANELHFASVPRISLDQQSRNRLTRQDRIIMGEQSCRITGIWRVDHEAARAELDEEGIEHAFLRIRER; translated from the coding sequence ATGATTCATGCACCCCGATTTCATCATACCCTGATGGTGGTGGTCGTCCTGTTGCCCTTTGTGGTGATGGCCTGTGCCGGTTCACCGGCCAGCGAACGCCGGGCCGAACGGGAATCCATTGCCGAAATCTACGAGCGGCATGCCACCGGCTCCCGGGATCAAACGGTCTACCCGGCGGTGGATCGCTGGTTCTCCCTGGATGAGAAGCTGGTGGTCCGAACCCGGGACGATAAGTACTTCCTGGTGGAAGTCAGCCCGGTGTGCGCCAATGAGCTGCATTTTGCCTCGGTCCCACGCATCAGCCTGGACCAGCAATCCCGCAATCGTCTGACCCGGCAGGACCGCATCATCATGGGTGAACAATCCTGCCGCATTACGGGTATCTGGCGGGTGGATCACGAAGCGGCCCGGGCAGAACTGGACGAAGAAGGCATTGAACATGCCTTTCTGCGGATTCGCGAGCGCTGA
- a CDS encoding SDR family oxidoreductase → MTDPVLLITGASSGIGEETARHAVRAGYRVVIAARRQERLDALARELGGPDKTLALGCDVTDEASQKTLVKRSLEHFGRLDAVFANAGRGGSPGGFAEADPASWKDLVLTNIYGVALTIQATLPALKESEGHIILTGSAAGRATIPGSMYSASKWAVTGIGYNLREELRGTGIRVTLLEPGVVDTPFFDQTPEQYMLPEDIAAAVLYALSQPKRVDVNEILIRPTPLKA, encoded by the coding sequence ATGACCGATCCAGTCTTGTTGATTACCGGGGCCTCCAGCGGCATCGGTGAGGAAACCGCCCGCCATGCCGTGCGGGCCGGCTATCGTGTGGTGATTGCCGCCCGCCGACAGGAACGGCTCGACGCGCTGGCGCGGGAACTGGGCGGACCGGACAAGACCCTGGCGCTGGGCTGCGATGTCACCGACGAGGCTTCCCAGAAGACGCTGGTGAAACGAAGTCTGGAACACTTCGGTCGCTTGGATGCCGTCTTCGCCAACGCCGGCCGTGGCGGCAGCCCGGGCGGCTTTGCCGAAGCCGACCCGGCCAGCTGGAAGGATCTGGTACTGACCAACATTTACGGCGTGGCCCTGACCATACAGGCCACGCTGCCGGCCCTGAAGGAAAGCGAAGGGCATATCATTCTTACCGGATCCGCCGCCGGACGAGCCACTATTCCCGGCTCCATGTACAGCGCCAGCAAGTGGGCGGTTACCGGCATCGGCTACAACTTGCGGGAAGAGTTGCGGGGCACGGGGATCAGGGTCACGCTGCTGGAACCCGGCGTGGTGGACACCCCCTTCTTCGACCAAACCCCGGAACAATACATGCTGCCCGAGGACATCGCCGCGGCGGTTCTCTATGCCCTGTCACAGCCTAAGCGGGTGGATGTGAACGAGATCCTGATCCGGCCAACACCCCTCAAGGCTTGA
- a CDS encoding tol-pal system YbgF family protein: MALLDDEERIPPVWERLPRIFLYPLHSACLVALGLYSLLYLAGMYFPLAGWLLVLLAYVGLYKFAADCLEATAYGQLTPPETQSASTSWMLLKLFGLLFVLYFTLGLVVATTGSVFLTVITGLVFALCLPAAIMIVVMTNSLLNALNPLGWMTVITRIGWGYFIAVLLLALLLLSQGVAETLLVNLAGLGAMTAVGLFFIGGYFLIASYHLMGYLIFENHEALGVDARVPSESPQSPEAGGDSPLLQEVRALVRDGQVDEAVQSLKQSLNQGGLPEEHDQYRRLLKLKEDEAGLLEHARAYIPVLLYGLEQEKKAMNIAAESLKQDPDFRPKEPKQVLDLARVMDRFGDYESIIRITNGFAKQHPHHPDVAENYYLAAKALWFGRGKGQQAAGILKQLRQRYPEHPLADDMKRLVEIIQGGGQLGRMKPSGA, translated from the coding sequence ATGGCATTGTTGGACGATGAGGAGCGTATTCCGCCGGTCTGGGAACGCTTGCCGAGGATATTCCTTTACCCCCTGCATTCCGCCTGCCTGGTGGCCCTGGGTCTTTACTCCCTGTTGTACCTGGCGGGCATGTATTTCCCTCTGGCCGGCTGGTTACTGGTGTTGCTTGCCTATGTGGGGCTCTACAAGTTCGCCGCCGACTGCCTGGAGGCCACCGCCTATGGGCAATTGACACCGCCGGAGACCCAAAGCGCCAGTACCAGCTGGATGCTGTTGAAGCTGTTCGGCCTGTTGTTTGTTCTGTATTTCACGCTGGGGCTGGTGGTGGCCACCACCGGGTCGGTTTTCCTGACGGTGATCACTGGTCTGGTCTTCGCCCTTTGCCTGCCGGCCGCCATCATGATCGTGGTGATGACCAACAGCCTGCTCAATGCCCTGAACCCTCTGGGCTGGATGACCGTCATCACCCGCATCGGCTGGGGTTACTTCATTGCGGTATTGCTGCTGGCCCTGTTGCTGCTTAGCCAGGGTGTGGCGGAAACCCTCTTGGTTAATCTGGCCGGGCTTGGCGCCATGACGGCGGTGGGTCTGTTCTTTATTGGGGGTTATTTCCTGATCGCCAGTTACCATCTGATGGGCTATCTCATCTTCGAAAACCATGAGGCTCTGGGAGTGGATGCCCGGGTGCCCAGCGAGTCGCCCCAGTCGCCGGAGGCGGGGGGCGATTCACCCCTGCTTCAGGAAGTCCGAGCGCTGGTCAGGGACGGCCAAGTGGATGAGGCGGTTCAATCCCTGAAACAGTCTCTCAATCAGGGCGGTCTGCCCGAAGAGCATGATCAGTACCGGCGGCTGCTCAAGCTGAAAGAGGATGAGGCGGGTCTGCTGGAACATGCCCGTGCCTATATCCCCGTTCTGCTTTATGGTCTGGAACAGGAAAAAAAGGCCATGAACATTGCCGCCGAGTCACTCAAGCAGGACCCCGACTTCAGGCCCAAGGAGCCCAAGCAGGTACTGGATCTGGCTCGGGTGATGGATCGTTTTGGGGATTATGAATCCATCATCCGGATCACCAATGGTTTCGCCAAACAGCATCCCCATCACCCGGATGTGGCCGAGAATTACTACCTGGCGGCCAAGGCCCTGTGGTTCGGCCGAGGCAAGGGCCAACAGGCGGCCGGTATTCTCAAGCAGTTGCGCCAGCGTTATCCCGAGCATCCCCTGGCCGATGACATGAAGCGCCTGGTTGAGATCATCCAGGGTGGCGGGCAGTTGGGTCGTATGAAGCCCTCCGGGGCCTAG
- a CDS encoding rhomboid family intramembrane serine protease — translation MIILPLHKKPNRENFPYVTAVLLLLNLLVFFGLQGSDGKIEEDGARYYLESSLAETEWEWFEQAVEPADRAHWQQYQEVEDLRAQGAPDLFLASYQAHVIEGHPRFLDQAEAGAFAERSSEDWQAWADKRREYEAILDESFSRQYLLSQQDTRPLTFLTHMFMHGSFMHLFGNMLFLVLLGLLVEGALGRGLFLGSYLVSGLAAAGLSLAVNWGSAGGMLGASGAIAGLMGLYAVLYGRRRVRFFYWFFVYFDYVRAPAIVLLPAWLGWEVFQFLLDSGSNVAYEAHIGGLVAGALMGLAIRRLGLAREAFLEEDSRREEDQAALREAREAVADLKPDRAKLKLRPLLERHPHDPDVNRCWYAACKLKTDDPERHQAAEQIFLIPGETPPIRALIVETLKDYRQQGRIRLRPATLLELAARLTRWGELEEASRLLRALLRTRKAVPGLADACLMLGRRLLQQSGMGAAKPYLEQAEARAERPGQRQAARTLLNQ, via the coding sequence GTGATCATCCTGCCACTGCATAAAAAGCCCAACCGCGAGAACTTCCCCTACGTCACCGCCGTCCTGTTGCTGCTCAACCTGTTGGTGTTCTTCGGCCTGCAAGGCAGTGACGGAAAGATCGAAGAGGATGGTGCCCGCTACTACCTGGAAAGCAGCCTGGCCGAGACCGAATGGGAATGGTTTGAACAGGCCGTTGAGCCAGCAGACCGCGCCCATTGGCAGCAATACCAGGAGGTGGAGGACTTGCGCGCCCAGGGCGCGCCCGATCTGTTCCTGGCCAGCTACCAGGCCCATGTAATTGAAGGCCACCCCCGTTTCCTGGACCAGGCCGAGGCCGGCGCCTTTGCCGAGCGGAGCAGCGAGGACTGGCAAGCCTGGGCCGATAAACGCCGGGAATACGAAGCCATCCTGGACGAAAGCTTCTCCCGTCAGTATCTGCTCAGTCAGCAGGATACCCGGCCACTTACATTCCTCACCCACATGTTCATGCACGGCAGCTTCATGCACCTGTTCGGCAATATGCTGTTTCTGGTCTTGCTGGGCCTGCTGGTGGAAGGGGCGCTTGGGCGGGGTCTGTTCCTGGGCAGCTATCTGGTCTCCGGCTTGGCAGCCGCCGGTCTTTCACTGGCGGTGAACTGGGGTAGTGCCGGGGGCATGCTGGGGGCATCCGGGGCCATTGCCGGGCTTATGGGGCTATATGCCGTGCTGTACGGGCGCCGCCGGGTGCGGTTCTTTTACTGGTTCTTTGTCTATTTTGATTATGTCCGGGCACCGGCGATTGTGCTGTTGCCGGCCTGGCTGGGCTGGGAGGTCTTTCAGTTCCTGCTGGACAGCGGCAGTAATGTGGCCTACGAGGCCCATATTGGCGGCCTGGTGGCCGGGGCCCTGATGGGCTTGGCGATTCGACGGCTGGGATTGGCCAGGGAGGCCTTTCTGGAGGAAGACAGCCGCCGGGAGGAAGATCAGGCGGCTTTGCGTGAAGCCCGCGAGGCCGTGGCCGACCTCAAGCCCGACCGGGCCAAACTCAAGCTTCGCCCCCTGCTGGAACGCCATCCCCATGATCCGGATGTCAATCGCTGCTGGTACGCCGCCTGCAAGTTAAAGACCGATGACCCGGAACGCCACCAGGCAGCCGAACAGATCTTTCTCATCCCCGGAGAAACCCCGCCCATCCGGGCCCTGATCGTGGAAACCCTCAAGGATTACCGACAGCAGGGCCGAATTCGCCTGCGCCCGGCCACCTTGCTTGAGTTAGCAGCTCGCCTGACCCGCTGGGGTGAACTGGAAGAGGCCAGTCGTCTGCTGCGGGCATTGCTCCGAACCCGCAAAGCGGTTCCAGGCTTGGCCGATGCCTGCCTGATGCTGGGCCGGCGACTGCTCCAGCAAAGCGGCATGGGAGCCGCCAAGCCCTATCTGGAGCAGGCCGAGGCCCGGGCAGAACGACCCGGCCAACGCCAGGCCGCCCGAACCCTGTTGAATCAGTAA
- a CDS encoding malate dehydrogenase — protein MKEPLRVTITGAAGQIGYAMAFRIAAGDMLGKDQPVILQLLEIPPAMDALEGVAMELDDCAFPLLADIVTTDDPSVGFKDTDFALLVGAKPRGPGMERKDLLKENGKIFGPQGKALNDHASRDVKVLVVGNPANTNALIAQANAPDLNPRNFTAMTRLDHNRALGQLANKTGSHNSHIKGMIIWGNHSATQYPDISQCTVDGKAAAELVDDDWYKDSFIPTVQQRGAAIIKARGASSAASAASAAIDHMHDWHLGSNGEWVSMAVPADGSYGIKEGVIYSFPVICKGADYEIVQGLEINDFSRERMTATDEELREEREGVKELL, from the coding sequence ATGAAAGAACCGCTTCGCGTGACCATTACCGGGGCCGCCGGCCAGATCGGCTATGCCATGGCCTTCCGCATCGCCGCCGGCGACATGCTGGGCAAAGATCAGCCGGTGATTCTGCAGCTGTTGGAGATCCCCCCGGCCATGGACGCCCTTGAGGGCGTGGCCATGGAGCTGGATGACTGCGCCTTCCCCCTGCTGGCCGACATCGTCACCACCGACGACCCCTCGGTGGGCTTCAAGGACACGGATTTCGCGCTGCTGGTGGGTGCCAAACCCCGAGGCCCCGGCATGGAGCGCAAGGATCTGCTCAAGGAGAACGGCAAGATCTTCGGTCCTCAGGGCAAGGCCCTGAACGACCACGCCAGCCGTGATGTGAAAGTGCTGGTAGTAGGGAACCCGGCCAACACCAATGCCCTGATTGCCCAGGCCAATGCCCCGGATCTAAACCCGCGCAACTTCACGGCCATGACGCGGCTGGACCATAACCGGGCCCTGGGCCAACTGGCCAACAAGACCGGCAGCCACAACAGCCACATCAAGGGCATGATCATCTGGGGCAACCACAGCGCCACCCAGTATCCGGATATCAGCCAGTGCACCGTGGACGGCAAGGCCGCTGCCGAGCTGGTGGATGATGACTGGTACAAGGACAGCTTCATTCCCACCGTGCAGCAGCGCGGTGCCGCCATCATCAAGGCCCGCGGCGCCTCCTCCGCCGCCTCCGCTGCTTCCGCCGCCATTGATCACATGCATGACTGGCATCTGGGCAGCAACGGCGAGTGGGTAAGCATGGCCGTGCCCGCCGACGGCAGCTACGGCATCAAGGAAGGCGTCATCTACAGCTTCCCGGTCATCTGCAAAGGTGCCGATTACGAAATCGTTCAGGGATTGGAGATCAACGACTTCAGCCGCGAGCGCATGACCGCCACGGACGAGGAACTGCGCGAGGAACGGGAAGGCGTCAAGGAACTGCTCTGA
- a CDS encoding GntR family transcriptional regulator → MDQDWNDNQPIYRQLRDRVVDMILEGTLAEGDALPSVRNVATEYQINPLTVLKAYQALQDEELVDKRRGRGMFVRDGAVDKLRASERQQFLEQEWPLIVERVERLGLDLDELLKAAGRN, encoded by the coding sequence ATGGATCAAGACTGGAATGACAATCAGCCCATTTATCGCCAGTTGCGGGACCGGGTGGTGGATATGATCCTGGAGGGAACCCTTGCGGAGGGGGATGCCCTGCCCTCGGTGCGTAATGTGGCTACGGAATACCAGATCAATCCCCTGACTGTGCTCAAGGCCTATCAGGCCTTGCAAGACGAGGAATTGGTGGACAAGCGTCGAGGCCGGGGCATGTTCGTGCGCGACGGTGCCGTGGATAAGCTGCGAGCCTCTGAGCGCCAACAATTTCTGGAGCAGGAATGGCCCCTGATTGTCGAGCGCGTGGAACGCCTGGGACTGGATCTGGACGAGCTGCTCAAGGCAGCAGGTCGCAACTAG